A single window of Culicoides brevitarsis isolate CSIRO-B50_1 chromosome 3, AGI_CSIRO_Cbre_v1, whole genome shotgun sequence DNA harbors:
- the LOC134834722 gene encoding protein BCL9 homolog isoform X2 produces MQKEKRDKNKNADKTENASRKSDSSQNLSGSDSNISVKEEISDANKQDGTSSIKKEPEDRKSTTPVKMEPNSASAADKKETMEPAIKSEVKQEDMTPPNSGNPTMIKEESSTETSQSDPGSNFGQANSANNGSGTPQNQQQQPGQAGNAQNSNSKQCNNAEYMQQQSQIFVFSTMLANKGAEAVLHGQFQSIIAYHCAQPGTKKFLEKHPLKLAQFNRQNPNQFMANMSAAKQKQMMRGNGNLMMMNPGGQGVNNNNMTGFKPNSNMNISASNNQMQQSQMGNPQMQNPQQQQNNSSFLTPSMDDILSGAGDADIGAWDQSLDSLAQNGDTANLLGDSTNLDPDHFLGGANDNHAPGPDGMPPMSPNFIGGPQNSTVGLQGVKIPDENLTPQQRAHREEQLAKVRAMQKMFFGGPEHGGQMGGGPDCLQQQQMNQMGGAPGPGGPPDSCMKMGGMQGGMMGNPMMNPNMQNCPTGPPMGQIRGMNPMFRQQQQQQMGSNMMGGPNMMGGDGMMGDMNCGGMGNMDNAGMMGGHMSGGSMVMGMNKPPNMPPNMQGPQGMQAQMEWNKMQQQQQQQQQQNPGGQPPPGGFNKKMGGPPPPYQGRSSSVPLTGNLQSPNPGSPSNPLSLPAASPRNLPHQSPSHGSPAVHRMNQSNPSTPLSGSAHMSPAPASMKDTSDSGTTVNNEGQELTIQKQPNTGVKESPSSDKKNSGATTPSYPTTPGANPGSNQNASGQPNFPIPSSPASGGVQTPNSGNNNDKNPNKVNSSPMRQVSDGNNSGQNTPQHPGGDPFATNSPSQCQGPSSNNPGNPNCPPTSQFPGTRADNVPLNPSQPPTKIAPFDPLGALAGMTGSIGMNANPAMMGGPPGGFNPAMGGPDGMGGMEGMGPGMGMGPMDGMNPMNNQFNNMGPMMGGPPRPGFPGGMNPGMARMMGRPPMGAGMYNGNPNVQVKQTAPNTIQYLPSRPQMGAQNPRGPPNLEFLQRYGGPMNNMNSMDMPPQRMPGGMYGPGGNMDSIGGPNGDPMSGAMDPSGMPPGMNPNPMMMNQPGMMRGMRPRMPMGNGPPFPNSNMPFGPGGKGPGDPTQPLPPSMQGMNPGGMPPNFKGGYPGGGGNPAGGPGNGPPNTNDPNYAQQYHNFQQQLYATNTRGQLSQQSFFAPK; encoded by the exons atgcaaaaagaaaagcgagataaaaacaaaaacgcgGACAAAACGGAAAACGCGTCGCGCAAATCAGACAGTTCGCAAAATTTGTCGGGCAGTGATAGCAATATTAGCGTAAAAGAGGAAATTTCCGACGCTAACAAacaag ATGGCACATCGAGCATCAAGAAGGAACCGGAAGACCGAAAATCCACGACTCCCGTAAAAATGGAGCCAAATAGCGCGAGTGCGGCAGATAAAAAGGAAACAATGGAGCCTGCCATCAAGAGTGAAG tGAAACAAGAGGACATGACGCCGCCAAATTCGGGAAATCCGACGATGATAAAGGAAGAATCGAGCACAGAAACGTCCCAATCCGATCCCGGAAGCAATTTCGGACAAGCTAATAGTGCAAATAATGGCAGCGGGACTCCACAAAATCAACAGCAACAACCCGGGCAGGCGGGAAATGCGCAAAATTCGAATAGTAAACAATGTAACAATGCAGAG TACATGCAACAACAAAgtcaaattttcgttttttcgacAATGTTGGCGAATAAAGGAGCCGAAGCGGTACTCCATGGACAATTTCAGTCGATTATTGCGTATCATTGTGCACAACCGGGAACAAAAAAGTTCTTAGAA aaACATCCGCTAAAGTTGGCTCAGTTCAATCGTCAGAACCCGAATCAGTTCATGGCGAACATGTCGGCGGCGAAACAGAAGCAAATGATGCGCGGAAACGGgaatttaatgatgatgaatcCGGGCGGGCAAGGcgtaaacaataataatatgacaGGCTTCAAGCCAAATAGCAACATGAACATATCAGCAAGCAACAATCAAATGCAGCAATCACAAATGGGAAATCCGCAGATGCAAAATCCGCAGCAACAGCAAAATAATTCGTCCTTTTTAACGCCGAGCATGGATGATATCTTAAGTGGGGCCGGAGATGCCGATATCGGGGCATGGGATCAAAGTTTAGATAGTCTCGCGCAAAATGGCGACACGGCAAATCTCTTGGGCGACAGCACAAATCTCGATCCGGATCATTTTTTAGGCGGCGCGAACGATAATCACGCTCCCGGTCCCGACGGAATGCCTCCGATGAGCCCGAATTTCATTGGAGGTCCGCAAAATAGCACCGTTGGCTTGCAAGGCGTGAAAATTCCCGACGAAAATTTGACGCCGCAACAAAGGGCGCATCGCGAAGAACAACTTGCCAAGGTAAGGgcaatgcaaaaaatgtttttcggcGGCCCAGAGCACGGAGGACAAATGGGCGGAGGTCCTGATTGtctgcagcagcagcaaatgAATCAAATGGGCGGCGCACCGGGACCTGGAGGACCTCCCGATAGTTGTATGAAGATGGGCGGCATGCAAGGCGGTATGATGGGAAATCCAATGATGAATCCGAATATGCAAAATTGTCCGACGGGACCGCCGATGGGTCAAATTCGCGGCATGAATCCGATGTTTagacagcagcaacaacaacaaatgggCAGCAATATGATGGGAGGACCGAATATGATGGGCGGCGATGGTATGATGGGCGACATGAATTGCGGCGGCATGGGAAATATGGATAATGCGGGCATGATGGGAGGTCATATGTCGGGCGGTTCAATGGTAATGGGTATGAATAAACCGCCGAATATGCCGCCAAATATGCAAGGCCCGCAAGGGATGCAAGCACAGATGGAATGGAATaaaatgcaacaacaacaacagcagcagcagcagcaaaatccCGGAGGTCAACCGCCGCCCGGAGGTTTCAATAAGAAAATGGGAGGACCTCCGCCTCCGTATCAGGGCAGATCGTCGTCTGTGCCGCTCACGGGAAATCTCCAAAGTCCCAATCCGGGCAGTCCCAGCAATCCGTTATCATTGCCAGCGGCATCTCCGCGAAATTTACCACATCAGTCCCCGTCGCATGGATCTCCAGCTGTTCATCGCATGAATCAGAGCAATCCGAGTACGCCGTTATCGGGATCAGCACACATGTCGCCGGCGCCTGCGAGTATGAAAGATACATCGGATAGCGGTACAACAGTCAACAATGAAG GACAAGAACTGACGATACAAAAGCAGCCAAACACAGGAGTCAAGGAGAGTCCATCAAG tgacaAGAAAAATTCCGGGGCAACAACTCCGAGTTATCCCACCACACCCGGCGCGAATCCAGGTTCAAATCAAAATGCTTCCGGACAACCAAACTTTCCAATACCGTCGAGTCCTGCATCGGGAGGCGTTCAAACGCCCAATTCAGGAAATAATa acgataaaaatccaaacaaaGTCAACTCAAGTCCAATGAGACAGGTTTCAGATGGAAATAATAGCGGGCAAAATACGCCTCAACATCCGGGAGGAGATCCCTTTGCCACAAATAGTCCGTCGCAGTGTCAAGGTCCAAGCAGCAATAATCCCGGAAAT CCAAATTGTCCTCCAACATCCCAATTTCCGGGAACACGAGCTGACAACGTGCCTCTAAATCCAAGTCAACCTCCAACGAAAATTGCGCCATTCGATCCATTAGGAGCTCTTGCGGGAATGACAGGATCAatag gaatgAATGCAAATCCCGCAATGATGGGAGGTCCTCCGGGCGGTTTTAATCCCGCAATGGGAGGTCCTGATGGCATGGGAGGAATGGAAGGCATGGGACCTGGAATGGGCATGGGACCCATGGATGGCATGAATCCGATGAATAATCAGTTCAATAATATGGGCCCAATGATGGGAGGTCCTCCGAGACCTGGATTTCCGGGAGGCATGAATCCGGGCATGGCACGAATGATGGGAAGACCTCCGATGGGTGCTGGCATGTACAACGGGAATCCAAATGTGCAAGTGAAACAAACAGCGCCGAATACAATTCAG tatCTGCCATCGAGACCTCAAATGGGCGCCCAAAACCCTCGAGGTCCCCCAAATTTAGAATTCCTTCAACGCTATGGCGGTCCCATGAACAACATGAACAGCATGGATATGCCGCCGCAACGAATGCCCGGCGGAATGTACGGACCTGGCGGCAATATGGATAGCATAGGAGGCCCAAATGGCGATCCAATGAGCGGCGCAATGGATCCCAGCGGAATGCCTCCCGGCATGAATCCGAacccgatgatgatgaatcaaCCGGGCATGATGCGTGGCATGCGTCCTCGAATGCCAATGGGCAACGGACCGCCATTTCCGAACTCAAATATGCCTTTTGGGCCCGGCGGAAAGGGACCTGGCGATCCAACGCAACCCTTGCCGCCCTCGATGCAAGGCATGAATCCCGGCGGAATGCCGCCCAATTTCAAAGGCGGATATCCCGGAGGCGGCGGAAATCCCGCAGGAGGACCCGGCAACGGACCCCCGAACACCAACGATCCGAATTACGCTCAACAGTATCACAATTTCCAGCAGCAACTGTACGCGACGAACACACGAGGCCAATTAAGTCAACAATCGTTCTTCGCACCCAAGTAA
- the LOC134834722 gene encoding protein BCL9 homolog isoform X1: MQKEKRDKNKNADKTENASRKSDSSQNLSGSDSNISVKEEISDANKQDGTSSIKKEPEDRKSTTPVKMEPNSASAADKKETMEPAIKSEVKQEDMTPPNSGNPTMIKEESSTETSQSDPGSNFGQANSANNGSGTPQNQQQQPGQAGNAQNSNSKQCNNAEYMQQQSQIFVFSTMLANKGAEAVLHGQFQSIIAYHCAQPGTKKFLEKHPLKLAQFNRQNPNQFMANMSAAKQKQMMRGNGNLMMMNPGGQGVNNNNMTGFKPNSNMNISASNNQMQQSQMGNPQMQNPQQQQNNSSFLTPSMDDILSGAGDADIGAWDQSLDSLAQNGDTANLLGDSTNLDPDHFLGGANDNHAPGPDGMPPMSPNFIGGPQNSTVGLQGVKIPDENLTPQQRAHREEQLAKVRAMQKMFFGGPEHGGQMGGGPDCLQQQQMNQMGGAPGPGGPPDSCMKMGGMQGGMMGNPMMNPNMQNCPTGPPMGQIRGMNPMFRQQQQQQMGSNMMGGPNMMGGDGMMGDMNCGGMGNMDNAGMMGGHMSGGSMVMGMNKPPNMPPNMQGPQGMQAQMEWNKMQQQQQQQQQQNPGGQPPPGGFNKKMGGPPPPYQGRSSSVPLTGNLQSPNPGSPSNPLSLPAASPRNLPHQSPSHGSPAVHRMNQSNPSTPLSGSAHMSPAPASMKDTSDSGTTVNNEGKEPNLMPVPSPQQIQYLNTFEGQELTIQKQPNTGVKESPSSDKKNSGATTPSYPTTPGANPGSNQNASGQPNFPIPSSPASGGVQTPNSGNNNDKNPNKVNSSPMRQVSDGNNSGQNTPQHPGGDPFATNSPSQCQGPSSNNPGNPNCPPTSQFPGTRADNVPLNPSQPPTKIAPFDPLGALAGMTGSIGMNANPAMMGGPPGGFNPAMGGPDGMGGMEGMGPGMGMGPMDGMNPMNNQFNNMGPMMGGPPRPGFPGGMNPGMARMMGRPPMGAGMYNGNPNVQVKQTAPNTIQYLPSRPQMGAQNPRGPPNLEFLQRYGGPMNNMNSMDMPPQRMPGGMYGPGGNMDSIGGPNGDPMSGAMDPSGMPPGMNPNPMMMNQPGMMRGMRPRMPMGNGPPFPNSNMPFGPGGKGPGDPTQPLPPSMQGMNPGGMPPNFKGGYPGGGGNPAGGPGNGPPNTNDPNYAQQYHNFQQQLYATNTRGQLSQQSFFAPK, encoded by the exons atgcaaaaagaaaagcgagataaaaacaaaaacgcgGACAAAACGGAAAACGCGTCGCGCAAATCAGACAGTTCGCAAAATTTGTCGGGCAGTGATAGCAATATTAGCGTAAAAGAGGAAATTTCCGACGCTAACAAacaag ATGGCACATCGAGCATCAAGAAGGAACCGGAAGACCGAAAATCCACGACTCCCGTAAAAATGGAGCCAAATAGCGCGAGTGCGGCAGATAAAAAGGAAACAATGGAGCCTGCCATCAAGAGTGAAG tGAAACAAGAGGACATGACGCCGCCAAATTCGGGAAATCCGACGATGATAAAGGAAGAATCGAGCACAGAAACGTCCCAATCCGATCCCGGAAGCAATTTCGGACAAGCTAATAGTGCAAATAATGGCAGCGGGACTCCACAAAATCAACAGCAACAACCCGGGCAGGCGGGAAATGCGCAAAATTCGAATAGTAAACAATGTAACAATGCAGAG TACATGCAACAACAAAgtcaaattttcgttttttcgacAATGTTGGCGAATAAAGGAGCCGAAGCGGTACTCCATGGACAATTTCAGTCGATTATTGCGTATCATTGTGCACAACCGGGAACAAAAAAGTTCTTAGAA aaACATCCGCTAAAGTTGGCTCAGTTCAATCGTCAGAACCCGAATCAGTTCATGGCGAACATGTCGGCGGCGAAACAGAAGCAAATGATGCGCGGAAACGGgaatttaatgatgatgaatcCGGGCGGGCAAGGcgtaaacaataataatatgacaGGCTTCAAGCCAAATAGCAACATGAACATATCAGCAAGCAACAATCAAATGCAGCAATCACAAATGGGAAATCCGCAGATGCAAAATCCGCAGCAACAGCAAAATAATTCGTCCTTTTTAACGCCGAGCATGGATGATATCTTAAGTGGGGCCGGAGATGCCGATATCGGGGCATGGGATCAAAGTTTAGATAGTCTCGCGCAAAATGGCGACACGGCAAATCTCTTGGGCGACAGCACAAATCTCGATCCGGATCATTTTTTAGGCGGCGCGAACGATAATCACGCTCCCGGTCCCGACGGAATGCCTCCGATGAGCCCGAATTTCATTGGAGGTCCGCAAAATAGCACCGTTGGCTTGCAAGGCGTGAAAATTCCCGACGAAAATTTGACGCCGCAACAAAGGGCGCATCGCGAAGAACAACTTGCCAAGGTAAGGgcaatgcaaaaaatgtttttcggcGGCCCAGAGCACGGAGGACAAATGGGCGGAGGTCCTGATTGtctgcagcagcagcaaatgAATCAAATGGGCGGCGCACCGGGACCTGGAGGACCTCCCGATAGTTGTATGAAGATGGGCGGCATGCAAGGCGGTATGATGGGAAATCCAATGATGAATCCGAATATGCAAAATTGTCCGACGGGACCGCCGATGGGTCAAATTCGCGGCATGAATCCGATGTTTagacagcagcaacaacaacaaatgggCAGCAATATGATGGGAGGACCGAATATGATGGGCGGCGATGGTATGATGGGCGACATGAATTGCGGCGGCATGGGAAATATGGATAATGCGGGCATGATGGGAGGTCATATGTCGGGCGGTTCAATGGTAATGGGTATGAATAAACCGCCGAATATGCCGCCAAATATGCAAGGCCCGCAAGGGATGCAAGCACAGATGGAATGGAATaaaatgcaacaacaacaacagcagcagcagcagcaaaatccCGGAGGTCAACCGCCGCCCGGAGGTTTCAATAAGAAAATGGGAGGACCTCCGCCTCCGTATCAGGGCAGATCGTCGTCTGTGCCGCTCACGGGAAATCTCCAAAGTCCCAATCCGGGCAGTCCCAGCAATCCGTTATCATTGCCAGCGGCATCTCCGCGAAATTTACCACATCAGTCCCCGTCGCATGGATCTCCAGCTGTTCATCGCATGAATCAGAGCAATCCGAGTACGCCGTTATCGGGATCAGCACACATGTCGCCGGCGCCTGCGAGTATGAAAGATACATCGGATAGCGGTACAACAGTCAACAATGAAG gtAAGGAACCAAATCTTATGCCTGTTCCATCGCCCCAACAAATACAgtatttaaatacatttgaAGGACAAGAACTGACGATACAAAAGCAGCCAAACACAGGAGTCAAGGAGAGTCCATCAAG tgacaAGAAAAATTCCGGGGCAACAACTCCGAGTTATCCCACCACACCCGGCGCGAATCCAGGTTCAAATCAAAATGCTTCCGGACAACCAAACTTTCCAATACCGTCGAGTCCTGCATCGGGAGGCGTTCAAACGCCCAATTCAGGAAATAATa acgataaaaatccaaacaaaGTCAACTCAAGTCCAATGAGACAGGTTTCAGATGGAAATAATAGCGGGCAAAATACGCCTCAACATCCGGGAGGAGATCCCTTTGCCACAAATAGTCCGTCGCAGTGTCAAGGTCCAAGCAGCAATAATCCCGGAAAT CCAAATTGTCCTCCAACATCCCAATTTCCGGGAACACGAGCTGACAACGTGCCTCTAAATCCAAGTCAACCTCCAACGAAAATTGCGCCATTCGATCCATTAGGAGCTCTTGCGGGAATGACAGGATCAatag gaatgAATGCAAATCCCGCAATGATGGGAGGTCCTCCGGGCGGTTTTAATCCCGCAATGGGAGGTCCTGATGGCATGGGAGGAATGGAAGGCATGGGACCTGGAATGGGCATGGGACCCATGGATGGCATGAATCCGATGAATAATCAGTTCAATAATATGGGCCCAATGATGGGAGGTCCTCCGAGACCTGGATTTCCGGGAGGCATGAATCCGGGCATGGCACGAATGATGGGAAGACCTCCGATGGGTGCTGGCATGTACAACGGGAATCCAAATGTGCAAGTGAAACAAACAGCGCCGAATACAATTCAG tatCTGCCATCGAGACCTCAAATGGGCGCCCAAAACCCTCGAGGTCCCCCAAATTTAGAATTCCTTCAACGCTATGGCGGTCCCATGAACAACATGAACAGCATGGATATGCCGCCGCAACGAATGCCCGGCGGAATGTACGGACCTGGCGGCAATATGGATAGCATAGGAGGCCCAAATGGCGATCCAATGAGCGGCGCAATGGATCCCAGCGGAATGCCTCCCGGCATGAATCCGAacccgatgatgatgaatcaaCCGGGCATGATGCGTGGCATGCGTCCTCGAATGCCAATGGGCAACGGACCGCCATTTCCGAACTCAAATATGCCTTTTGGGCCCGGCGGAAAGGGACCTGGCGATCCAACGCAACCCTTGCCGCCCTCGATGCAAGGCATGAATCCCGGCGGAATGCCGCCCAATTTCAAAGGCGGATATCCCGGAGGCGGCGGAAATCCCGCAGGAGGACCCGGCAACGGACCCCCGAACACCAACGATCCGAATTACGCTCAACAGTATCACAATTTCCAGCAGCAACTGTACGCGACGAACACACGAGGCCAATTAAGTCAACAATCGTTCTTCGCACCCAAGTAA
- the LOC134833072 gene encoding splicing factor 3A subunit 3, with protein sequence MESLLELMRRHHEERERLVKLMTEENVAKKQTVRDQIYSEHRIKALLDQYQGATKALKDLYEDETERKAEIAALSGPNEFNEFYSRLKQIKEFHKKHPNEVSIPLSVEFEELQKAFQNPEAMAALVDFTDEEGYGRYLDLHECFDAYINIKGIEKVDYIKYLETFDHVFDIPKERKNSEYRKYLEKLLDYLHNYVARVKPLLNIDQELEQVNADFEKQWENGTFVGWPKETESALANQGAHLDLSAFTSWEECASLGLDRLKSALQALGLKCGGTLEERAQRLFSTKGMKNLDPSLMAKKVKSKDNTKEQARQKEIASLESHLYKYAELVSEQRAATKENVQRKQARTEGEREESDESEASAEESEDDTDDVPYNPKNLPLGWDGKPIPYWLYKLHGLNISYNCEICGNYVYKGPKAFQRHFAEWRHAHGMRCLGIPNTAHFANVTQIEDAITLWEKIKLQKHQERWVPEQEEEYEDSLGNVVTKKTYEDLKRQGLL encoded by the exons ATGGAATCGTTGTTGGAATTGATGCGACGGCATCACGAAGAGCGCGAAAGACTCGTGAAATTGATGACGGAAGAGAATGTGGCGAAAAAACAGACAGTTCGGGATCAAATTTACTCCGAGCATCGCATTAAAGCCTTGTTGGAT caataccAAGGAGCAACAAAGGCCTTGAAAGACTTGTACGAAGACGAAACTGAGCGAAAAGCTGAAATTGCCGCGTTATCCGGTCCAAATGAATTCAACGAATTCTACTCACGGTTGAAGCAAATCAaggaatttcataaaaaacatcCGAATGAAGTCAGTATCCCGTTGTCGGTTGAGTTTGAGGAGCTGCAAAAGGCATTCCAGAACCCCGAAGCGATGGCAGCTCTCGTGGATTTCACCGACGAAGAGGGTTACGGGCGTTATTTGGATTTGCACGAGTGTTTTGACGCCTATATCAACATCAAAGGCATCGAAAAAGTCGATTACATCAAGTATCTCGAGACGTTCGATCATGTCTTTGATATCCCGAAGGAGCGAAAAAACTCGGAATATCgcaaatatttggaaaaactcTTGGATTACTTGCACAATTACGTGGCACGGGTGAAACCGTTGCTCAATATCGATCAAGAGCTCGAACAGGTCAACGCGGATTTCGAAAAACAATGGGAAAACGGGACTTTTGTCGGATGGCCCAAAGAAACGGAAAGTGCTCTTGCCAATCAAGGCGCTCATCTCGATCTTTCTGCATTTACGAGTTGGGAAGAATGCGCTTCGCTCGGTTTGGATCGTCTCAAATCCGCCTTACAAGCACTCGGATTGAAATGCGGCGGTACCTTGGAGGAAAGAGCCCAACGTTTATTCTCGACAAAAGGCATGAAGAACCTCGATCCGAGTTTAATggcgaaaaaagtcaaatccAAGGATAATACGAAGGAACAAGCGCGTCAAAAAGAAATCGCGTCACTCGAATCGCATTTGTACAAATACGCGGAGCTGGTTTCGGAGCAACGAGCAGCCACGAAAGAAAATGTTCAGCGGAAACAGGCGAGAACAGAAGGTGAACGTGAGGAAAGTGACGAATCTGAGGCTTCGGCGGAGGAGAGTGAAGATGATACAGACGATGTTCCGTATAATCCGAAGAATTTGCCTCTGGGATGGGATGGAAAGCCGATTCCGTATTGGTTGTACAAGTTACATGGCTTGAATATCAGTTATAATTGTGAGATTTGCGGAAATTACGTGTATAAGGGACCGAAAGCGTTTCAGAGACACTTTGCGGAATGGCGTCATGCACATGGGATGCGATGTTTGGGGATTCCGAATACGGCGCATTTTGCTAATGTGACACAAATTGAGGATGCCATTACAt tatgggaaaagataaaattacaaaaacatcAAGAACGATGGGTCCCCGAGCAGGAAGAAGAATACGAAGACTCCCTTGGAAATGTCGTCACAAAGAAAACTTACGAAGATTTGAAGAGACAAGGATTATTGTAG